The genomic interval CAGCGCCGCCCTGACCCTGCTGGCGTTCCTGCTGCACTGGTCCCGGATCGGTGACACCTATCAGGGCGCGGGCAACGCGGTGGGTGTGCTCGGTTTGACCGTGCTGTCGCTGGCCTATCTGCCGAACGTGGTGCTCGGCGCGGCCGGGGTATCGGTCGGCGCGGGCGCGCACTTCGGTGCGGCCTCGATCGGCCTGTTCTCGGTGACCGGCGGCCCGATACCGGCGGTGCCGGTGCTCGCGGCGCTGCCGTCCGGCCCCGCGGCGACCTGGTGGCTGGTGTTCCTGCTGATCCCGGCGGCGCTCGGTGCGCTCAACGGCTTGGACTGCGGGCGCACCTCACCCGACCAGGCCACCGCACCGTGGGCGACGCTCACCTCCGCCGCCCTCACCAGCATGGCGTTGACGCTGCTGGCCGCGCTCGGCGGCGGTGTGCTCGGCAGCTTCGGGCGCGTCGGGCTGAATCTGCCGCTGTTCGGACTGCTGGTCTTCGGGTGGCTGGCGATCGCCGGATACGCCGGGCTGATGTTCACCCGATGGTTCGTGGTTCCCGTGGGCACCGTGCCGCGACTCGGCGGAGTCACCGCCCCCGCCGAAGCGGCCGGTGACTACGACGATCACAGCTATTACGACGAACACGGCGATTACGACGAGCATGCCTACGACGACGAGCACGATTACCACGACGAGCACGATTACCACGACGAGCACGGCTACTACGACGAGCACGACGGCAGTTACCACGAGGACGAATACGAAGCGGACTACCCCGATTACGACGGCCCCGACCTGGAGGTGGAGGTCGACGGTGAACTGGTCGAGGAGGAGGCCGACATCTCGATCGCGAGCGAGTCGGCAAGCGCCGCAACCGCTCCCGACATCGTCGACGCCGAGGTGGTCGACACCCCCGACACCGACCCGGACCCGATGCCGCGTCCGTATTTCCGTAGCCGGTAGCCCATCGGGCGCGGCGCGGTGACCGGTCGAAAGTGAGCTGACCGACACCACTAGGCTCTACGACGGCGGCAGTCCGGTTGGCCGCCGTTCCCACCGATTCGCAGGAGTAGAGCCCTGAGCTTTTCTACCCCGTCGGCTCCGCACGCTCCGCCGGCCGCCGACTCCGCCGCGTCCTCGACGTGGGTGCCCGCCGCGTCGCCGGCCACCGTCGTCGTGCTCGCCTCCGGCACCGGGTCGTTGCTGCGCGCCTTGCTCGACGCCGCCGACGCCGCCGATTTCCCGGCGAAGATCGTCGCGGTCGGGGTGGACCGGCAGTGCGCCGCCAC from Nocardia goodfellowii carries:
- a CDS encoding cell division protein PerM, with amino-acid sequence MSSSRNSLERWTGSSRGARSGSARGPRSTKTRKPDTGDDGAFLALTPERGRALLLVSARPAALTLTVLTVLVLATLLTARSGLAGTAGAIAASWLAAHQVPLVIGTTELGLLPLLPTALVLWLTWRETARAVEPDSSRADLGWLVGAAVGGPLLVTAVCSAVAEDASGVVALQPPNTLAAFGWVLVLQLLAAGGGIASRLGHQLVSRLELPEWAIAAGYAARRTVLRLLAASAALTLLAFLLHWSRIGDTYQGAGNAVGVLGLTVLSLAYLPNVVLGAAGVSVGAGAHFGAASIGLFSVTGGPIPAVPVLAALPSGPAATWWLVFLLIPAALGALNGLDCGRTSPDQATAPWATLTSAALTSMALTLLAALGGGVLGSFGRVGLNLPLFGLLVFGWLAIAGYAGLMFTRWFVVPVGTVPRLGGVTAPAEAAGDYDDHSYYDEHGDYDEHAYDDEHDYHDEHDYHDEHGYYDEHDGSYHEDEYEADYPDYDGPDLEVEVDGELVEEEADISIASESASAATAPDIVDAEVVDTPDTDPDPMPRPYFRSR